A stretch of Usitatibacter palustris DNA encodes these proteins:
- a CDS encoding alpha/beta fold hydrolase: MARKQPGTERGARAPRHDPDWEPPIPGRRRVIATWDDYMDIAKRVVGRFHDRFDLRHFDYWHPEQLQRKVAPRFRKRYPVKVAYTDWGDPDRQTVVCCGGVANTAMRFNYLAADLSDKYRVVCMDWVGRGRSAWMADEKDYSLGTYVEQLKQLIEHLGGRPVILLGSSLGGSAAIELVARYPNLVDKLILNDIGPFIPKKRRKRRSQTLARHYVFRDPGDLLRKIGASQKNDGPISDDIRFNVTFHQTRWSDEDGGRVYRHDVRALQAYREDAKDSLDQWKHWRRIKCPVMLIHGMLSDALLPMTIKKMKASGNVTLMHVPDTGHTPVLSDRNQNWFIHEWLVGSAVGGCGEWTVLHAKPRKEQPHNIATLRVA, encoded by the coding sequence ATGGCCCGGAAGCAACCCGGCACGGAGCGCGGCGCACGCGCACCGCGCCACGACCCGGATTGGGAACCGCCCATCCCCGGCAGGCGTCGCGTCATCGCGACGTGGGACGATTACATGGACATCGCCAAGCGCGTGGTGGGACGTTTCCACGACCGCTTCGACCTGCGCCATTTCGACTACTGGCATCCCGAGCAGCTGCAGCGCAAGGTCGCCCCCCGCTTTCGCAAGCGCTATCCCGTCAAGGTGGCCTATACCGACTGGGGCGATCCCGATCGCCAGACGGTGGTGTGCTGCGGCGGTGTCGCCAACACGGCGATGCGCTTCAACTATCTCGCCGCGGACCTCTCGGACAAGTACCGCGTCGTCTGCATGGACTGGGTGGGCCGCGGGCGCTCGGCGTGGATGGCCGATGAGAAGGACTACTCGCTCGGGACCTACGTCGAGCAGTTGAAGCAGCTGATCGAGCACCTGGGCGGACGGCCGGTGATCCTCCTGGGCTCGTCACTGGGCGGCAGTGCGGCCATCGAGCTCGTCGCGAGGTATCCAAATCTCGTCGACAAGCTGATCCTCAACGACATCGGCCCGTTCATTCCGAAGAAGCGCCGCAAGCGCCGCTCGCAGACGCTCGCGCGCCACTACGTCTTCCGCGATCCGGGCGACCTGCTGCGCAAGATCGGCGCCTCGCAGAAGAACGACGGACCGATCAGCGACGACATCCGCTTCAACGTCACCTTCCACCAGACGCGCTGGTCGGACGAGGACGGCGGGCGCGTGTATCGCCACGACGTGCGCGCGCTCCAGGCCTATCGCGAGGACGCGAAGGACAGCCTCGACCAGTGGAAGCACTGGCGCCGCATCAAGTGCCCGGTGATGCTCATCCACGGGATGCTCTCGGACGCGTTGCTGCCGATGACCATCAAGAAGATGAAGGCCTCGGGCAACGTGACGCTCATGCACGTGCCCGACACGGGGCACACGCCGGTGCTCTCGGATCGCAACCAGAACTGGTTCATCCACGAGTGGCTGGTGGGCAGCGCGGTAGGAGGGTGCGGCGAATGGACCGTGCTGCATGCGAAGCCGCGCAAGGAGCAGCCCCACAACATCGCCACCCTGCGGGTGGCCTAG
- a CDS encoding ABC transporter substrate-binding protein, producing the protein MNTTFFARIVLVAAAVWSVVVATDAQAQTRTKPLRIYAITFRGMTDVERGFQDYFASRRIPVEITFRDLNRDASRMPGFIDEIRRTRPDLIYTWGTSVTLGVVGPHDKPDPSKYITDIPVVFTLVASPVLAKIVPDLKNPGRNVTGVFHVAPIEAQMRAMASYRPFKSIGMLYTPTEQNSVVVVDEVRAVGKKLGFTVIAYPFRLDAEKKVIIDGAPEMVRQLKNHQRVDWLYLPPDSFLGTQTKKVIIPAAMEVGLPTFASTEQLMETGALTGLVSRYHAIGQFTAYKVEQILINRVPADKIPVETLTRFSLQVRLEVAEALKLPPPLPMFNYAELLGPDGQAATN; encoded by the coding sequence ATGAACACCACTTTCTTCGCGCGCATCGTGCTCGTTGCCGCCGCCGTGTGGTCGGTCGTGGTCGCGACCGACGCGCAGGCGCAAACGCGCACGAAGCCGCTGCGCATCTACGCGATCACGTTCCGCGGCATGACCGATGTCGAACGCGGGTTCCAGGACTACTTCGCCTCTCGCCGCATCCCGGTCGAGATCACCTTCAGGGACTTGAATCGCGACGCGTCGCGCATGCCCGGATTCATCGACGAGATCCGCCGCACGCGGCCCGACCTCATCTACACCTGGGGCACGTCGGTGACGCTGGGCGTGGTGGGCCCGCACGACAAGCCCGATCCGTCCAAGTACATCACCGACATTCCGGTGGTCTTCACGCTCGTCGCCTCGCCCGTGCTCGCGAAGATCGTCCCCGATCTCAAGAACCCGGGCCGCAACGTGACCGGCGTCTTCCACGTGGCGCCCATCGAGGCGCAGATGCGTGCGATGGCTTCCTACCGCCCGTTCAAGTCGATCGGCATGCTCTACACGCCCACCGAGCAGAACTCCGTGGTGGTGGTCGACGAGGTGCGTGCCGTGGGCAAGAAGCTCGGCTTCACGGTGATCGCCTATCCCTTCCGGCTGGATGCGGAAAAGAAAGTGATCATCGACGGCGCGCCCGAGATGGTCCGCCAGTTGAAGAACCACCAGCGGGTCGATTGGCTCTACCTTCCGCCCGATTCGTTCCTCGGCACGCAGACGAAGAAGGTGATCATCCCCGCGGCGATGGAAGTCGGATTGCCCACCTTCGCATCGACCGAGCAGCTGATGGAGACGGGTGCGCTCACCGGCCTCGTGAGCCGCTACCACGCGATCGGCCAGTTCACGGCCTACAAGGTCGAGCAGATCCTGATCAACCGCGTGCCCGCGGACAAGATCCCGGTCGAGACCCTCACGCGCTTCTCGCTGCAGGTGAGGCTCGAGGTCGCGGAGGCGCTGAAGCTGCCGCCGCCGCTGCCGATGTTCAACTACGCCGAGTTGCTCGGCCCCGACGGGCAGGCCGCGACCAACTAG
- a CDS encoding adenylate/guanylate cyclase domain-containing protein encodes MQDQEQARGCVLFADVSGSTKLYEAVGDSAAHAAIDMCVKLFASITLKHQGRVIKTIGDEVMSVFSQGTDAARAAVEMQTDLSELAPVGNVRMGVRIGLHFGPIVEREGDIFGDTVNLASRLTEMAARNQIITSLETVNLLEPLLKMDCRRLYSIPVKGKAEEVSICEVLWSGTDDETTLATRTTARTSSAAVLRLVYGEKTIRLPLDCRSLVLGRDATADLVIPDRMASRAHCEVEQRQNKFIVIDRSANGTWITVDGEPPVILRREEAMLRGKGSITLGHSLDGATEIVQYHCE; translated from the coding sequence ATGCAGGACCAGGAACAGGCCAGGGGCTGCGTGCTGTTTGCCGACGTGAGCGGCAGCACGAAGCTCTACGAAGCCGTGGGAGACTCCGCCGCGCACGCGGCCATCGACATGTGCGTCAAGCTGTTCGCTTCGATCACGCTCAAGCACCAGGGGCGCGTGATCAAGACGATCGGCGACGAGGTCATGAGCGTGTTCTCGCAGGGAACCGACGCCGCGCGCGCCGCCGTCGAGATGCAAACGGATCTCAGCGAGCTCGCTCCCGTGGGCAACGTTCGCATGGGCGTGCGCATCGGCCTGCACTTCGGGCCCATCGTCGAGCGCGAGGGCGACATCTTCGGCGACACCGTGAACCTCGCCTCGCGCCTGACCGAGATGGCCGCGCGCAACCAGATCATCACCTCGCTCGAGACCGTGAACCTCCTCGAGCCGCTGCTCAAGATGGATTGCCGCCGCCTCTATTCCATTCCCGTGAAGGGCAAGGCCGAAGAGGTCAGCATCTGCGAGGTCCTGTGGTCGGGCACGGACGACGAGACCACGCTTGCCACGCGCACGACTGCGCGCACGTCCAGCGCCGCGGTGTTGCGCCTGGTCTACGGCGAGAAGACCATCCGCCTGCCGCTCGACTGCCGCTCGCTCGTGCTCGGCCGCGACGCGACCGCCGACCTCGTGATTCCCGACCGCATGGCCTCGCGCGCGCACTGCGAGGTCGAGCAACGCCAGAACAAATTCATCGTGATCGACCGGAGTGCCAACGGAACCTGGATCACCGTCGACGGCGAACCGCCGGTGATCCTGCGACGCGAGGAAGCGATGCTGCGCGGGAAGGGCTCGATCACGCTGGGCCACTCCCTCGACGGCGCCACGGAGATCGTGCAATACCACTGCGAGTAG
- the msrA gene encoding peptide-methionine (S)-S-oxide reductase MsrA, translated as MAEEGKVREVATLAGGCFWCVEAVFDQLKGVEAVESGYMGGSKENPTYDDICTGRTGHAEVIRVTFDPAVLSYRDLLAVFFAVHDPTTLNRQGNDVGTQYRSAIFFHTPEQEKAAREVIARLSQQKLWRDPVVTEVTAASRFYQAEDYHQEYFARVGTANPYCSFVIEPKVAKFRKDFMERLKR; from the coding sequence ATGGCTGAGGAAGGGAAAGTCCGCGAAGTCGCCACGCTCGCGGGCGGATGTTTCTGGTGTGTCGAGGCCGTCTTCGACCAGCTGAAGGGCGTCGAAGCGGTGGAGTCGGGCTACATGGGCGGCTCCAAGGAGAACCCCACGTACGACGACATCTGCACAGGCCGCACGGGCCACGCGGAAGTCATCCGCGTGACGTTCGATCCGGCCGTGCTTTCGTATCGCGACCTGCTCGCCGTGTTCTTCGCGGTCCACGATCCGACCACGCTCAATCGCCAGGGCAACGACGTCGGCACCCAATACCGGTCCGCGATCTTCTTCCATACGCCGGAACAGGAGAAGGCCGCGCGCGAAGTGATCGCGCGGCTCTCGCAGCAGAAGCTCTGGCGCGATCCCGTCGTTACAGAGGTAACGGCTGCGTCGCGTTTCTACCAGGCCGAGGACTACCACCAGGAGTATTTCGCTCGCGTGGGCACCGCAAATCCGTATTGCAGCTTTGTCATCGAGCCCAAGGTCGCCAAGTTCCGCAAGGATTTCATGGAGCGGTTGAAGCGGTAG
- a CDS encoding protein kinase domain-containing protein, giving the protein MSENPKSGAEKTLVDADQQARLRAFSDDDRTLPNTAHASVADRTQPGRASDRTLPATPPERTQPDTRTMVDPTALAHGEDGERTFMDPGAGAEPAANEPRRALQAKPAAPSNSLPVGFRLYEYRIDAVLGQGGFGIAYAATDVNLNAKVVIKEYLPEDFAYRTVDNTVSARADDDQEFYQNGLDAFLIEARTLATFRHPHIVRVARFFEAHKTAYMVLEYERGQSLKTWRKKRANVSEHEIVTLFAPLFDGLAVVHRAGYLHRDIKPDNIYMRDEDGSLVLLDFGAARQTASEAADVAAVVTPGYGPIEQYAGGGRQGPWTDIYAMGATLFWMVTGKKPIEAPERMAPEDPLPSAELLCQGKFSVEFLRAIDWALKLHPKDRPQDMNQFRAALFANHSGTLGLQDALLASDDEYTAGGGDSWIAAFSTPRQLKAKLSRFGRALVRPGSWPIAIKLTLAMIATALAPMLITAYYNLNGTTEAVSANELRNLEQIAGSNAKHIGQLVGDSRNLANYLGTDADFVEFLSRPPTEAGKAALKVKLDGLIKSNPDVQLAMVMDPSGTAVVSSDPQVMGRKFQFREYFRVAMTGKPFMTGIIVGSVAGAPGVFFSNPVFAADGKTVIGAVVLRILAAPIGTILKGAQLGQDRIPFLVDEDGVIVWHPNDKLLYTSLMPLKKEVVDEIKDDQRFRKNTIDSINQPELEKVAVGLSISGNVSYNSTVNKREEIAGFAPVPGTEWTVVVSESRDYFAAPLNALFQNVLLSVALVGAVFLLLAMIFARTIVRPIEQLTLAAHALKSGDYANANIAVRSNDEVGQLARTFNVMIDVLRQRERERAGRRTALGYDKEEA; this is encoded by the coding sequence TTGTCCGAGAACCCCAAAAGCGGCGCGGAAAAGACCCTGGTCGATGCCGACCAGCAGGCCCGCCTGCGCGCTTTTTCCGACGACGATCGGACCCTCCCGAACACCGCCCACGCCTCTGTAGCGGACCGCACCCAGCCTGGTCGCGCGTCCGACCGCACCCTCCCCGCGACCCCGCCCGAACGCACCCAGCCCGACACCAGGACCATGGTCGACCCGACCGCACTCGCGCACGGCGAGGACGGCGAGAGGACGTTCATGGACCCGGGTGCCGGGGCCGAACCGGCGGCCAACGAGCCCCGGCGCGCGTTACAGGCGAAACCTGCCGCCCCCAGCAACAGCCTGCCGGTCGGCTTCCGGCTGTACGAATACCGCATCGACGCGGTCCTGGGCCAGGGCGGCTTCGGCATCGCCTATGCCGCGACCGACGTGAACCTGAATGCCAAGGTCGTCATCAAGGAATACCTGCCCGAAGACTTCGCCTACCGCACCGTCGACAACACGGTGTCGGCCCGGGCCGACGACGACCAGGAGTTCTACCAGAACGGCCTCGACGCGTTCCTGATCGAGGCGCGCACGCTCGCGACCTTCCGCCATCCGCACATCGTGCGCGTGGCGCGCTTCTTCGAAGCGCACAAGACCGCGTACATGGTGCTCGAGTACGAGCGCGGCCAGTCGCTCAAGACCTGGCGCAAGAAGCGCGCGAACGTCTCCGAGCACGAGATCGTCACGCTGTTCGCGCCGCTCTTCGACGGCCTCGCGGTCGTGCATCGCGCGGGCTACCTGCACCGCGACATCAAGCCCGACAACATCTACATGCGCGACGAGGACGGCAGCCTGGTGCTGCTCGACTTCGGCGCGGCGCGCCAGACGGCGAGCGAGGCGGCCGATGTCGCCGCGGTCGTCACGCCCGGCTACGGCCCGATCGAGCAATACGCGGGCGGCGGCCGCCAGGGCCCGTGGACCGACATCTATGCGATGGGCGCCACGCTCTTCTGGATGGTCACGGGCAAGAAGCCCATCGAGGCGCCCGAGCGCATGGCGCCCGAAGATCCGCTGCCGAGCGCTGAATTGCTCTGCCAGGGGAAGTTCAGCGTCGAGTTCCTGCGCGCCATCGACTGGGCGCTGAAGCTCCACCCCAAGGACCGGCCGCAGGACATGAACCAGTTCCGCGCCGCCCTGTTCGCGAATCACTCGGGAACGCTCGGCCTGCAGGATGCGCTGCTCGCGAGCGACGACGAATACACCGCGGGCGGTGGCGACAGCTGGATCGCCGCGTTCAGCACGCCGCGCCAGCTCAAGGCGAAGCTCTCGCGCTTCGGCCGCGCGCTCGTTCGCCCCGGCTCCTGGCCGATCGCGATCAAGCTCACGCTCGCGATGATCGCGACCGCGCTGGCACCCATGCTGATCACGGCTTACTACAACCTCAACGGCACGACCGAGGCGGTGAGCGCCAACGAGCTGCGCAACCTCGAGCAGATCGCCGGCAGCAACGCGAAGCACATCGGGCAGCTCGTGGGCGACAGCCGCAACCTCGCCAATTACCTGGGCACCGACGCGGACTTCGTCGAATTCCTCTCGCGGCCGCCCACCGAAGCCGGCAAGGCCGCGCTGAAGGTCAAGCTCGACGGCCTCATCAAGTCCAACCCGGACGTGCAGCTCGCGATGGTGATGGACCCGAGCGGCACCGCGGTCGTGTCGAGCGACCCGCAGGTGATGGGGCGCAAGTTCCAGTTCCGCGAATACTTCCGCGTCGCGATGACCGGCAAGCCCTTCATGACCGGCATCATCGTGGGCTCCGTCGCGGGCGCGCCCGGCGTCTTCTTCTCGAACCCGGTGTTCGCGGCCGACGGCAAGACCGTGATCGGCGCGGTGGTCCTGCGCATCCTCGCGGCCCCGATCGGCACGATCCTCAAGGGCGCGCAGCTCGGCCAGGACCGCATCCCGTTCCTCGTGGACGAGGACGGCGTGATCGTCTGGCACCCGAACGACAAGCTGCTCTACACGAGCCTCATGCCGCTCAAGAAGGAAGTGGTCGACGAGATCAAGGACGACCAGCGCTTCCGCAAGAACACCATCGACTCGATCAACCAGCCCGAGCTCGAGAAGGTCGCCGTGGGCCTGTCGATCTCGGGCAACGTGAGCTACAACTCGACGGTGAACAAGCGCGAGGAGATCGCGGGCTTCGCGCCCGTCCCCGGCACGGAATGGACGGTGGTGGTGTCCGAGTCGCGCGATTACTTCGCGGCACCGCTCAACGCGCTCTTCCAGAACGTGCTGCTGTCGGTGGCACTCGTGGGCGCGGTCTTCCTGCTCCTCGCGATGATCTTCGCGCGCACCATCGTGCGCCCGATCGAACAACTGACGCTCGCCGCCCACGCCCTGAAGAGCGGCGACTACGCCAACGCCAATATTGCAGTCCGCTCCAACGATGAGGTGGGACAACTCGCCCGGACATTCAACGTCATGATCGACGTATTGCGGCAGAGAGAGCGCGAACGCGCCGGCCGCCGCACAGCTCTGGGGTACGACAAAGAGGAGGCCTAA
- a CDS encoding MFS transporter: MLDKNYLWRIYWQLAGVIMASVVVGLAVVSYFSHSAFQRELVPETEKKAITVGASVRALVLKATGAGIPFDSLYGVEQTFDEVLAESPEFAHIALTDASGRVLFTRGKEPPAAREYFSRPAVLAGLTSPGLPVPAVKLGALFVVSIPIVEAGKTPKGMLHIGIDSAFVDRVLLEVLLDIVVVLVVSLFFTLELLNFMAGARLASGLGEFTRQVERMKVGDFTPSGRIRVNDEIGRLLRWIDSAIDHLNVRFEFLLGDLNSKMKNAAPAAREKLAAAAAAMDSLHTRMRFGDGAAQQKTEETDLNRIRAPLFAFILAEELTRSYLPGYVNQLIVPIPGISPQVVIGLPIMLFMLIVALGQPYLGGWSERVGRRQAMLVGAILATIGFAATSLAYNLYDLLLWRSLCALGYGMVFVSAQGYVLDRTDGNNRAQGFALFIGAIMVATVCGPSIGGILADNIGFRLSFAVSAGMAFLSLLAIVRLPKEEERDVDVPTTRAPKLSEVVALIFNRRFMTLTGLAAMPAKILLTGVCFYLVPLYIVSIGNTQAMAGRMLMVYAIMMVLVVPFAATQSDASLRRERYVSLGLVISGLGGFLLLVSESFLVLFGVVFLLGLGQALSIAAQSALVGEHCQEEIRKYGADAVYGVYRLLERFGNVLGPLIASVLVILWGYQGAFVAISLFVFVCGLLFALLTRYGPLHHEAAR, encoded by the coding sequence ATGCTCGACAAGAATTACCTCTGGCGCATCTACTGGCAGCTCGCCGGCGTGATCATGGCGAGCGTGGTGGTGGGGCTCGCCGTGGTTTCGTACTTCTCGCACAGCGCTTTCCAGCGCGAGCTCGTTCCCGAGACCGAGAAGAAGGCCATCACGGTCGGCGCCTCGGTTCGCGCGCTCGTGCTCAAGGCCACGGGTGCGGGCATCCCCTTCGACTCGCTCTACGGCGTGGAGCAGACCTTCGACGAAGTGCTCGCCGAAAGTCCCGAGTTCGCGCACATCGCGCTCACCGACGCGAGCGGCCGCGTGCTCTTCACGCGCGGCAAGGAACCGCCGGCGGCGCGCGAATACTTCAGCCGTCCCGCCGTGCTCGCCGGCCTCACCTCGCCGGGCCTGCCCGTGCCCGCCGTGAAGCTCGGCGCGCTCTTCGTGGTGTCGATCCCGATCGTCGAAGCCGGCAAGACGCCCAAGGGCATGCTCCACATCGGCATCGATTCGGCGTTCGTCGACCGCGTGCTGCTCGAAGTGCTGCTCGACATCGTGGTGGTGCTGGTGGTGTCGCTGTTCTTCACGCTCGAGCTGCTGAACTTCATGGCCGGTGCCCGCCTCGCTTCGGGCCTCGGGGAATTCACGCGCCAGGTCGAGCGCATGAAGGTGGGCGACTTCACGCCGAGCGGCCGCATCCGCGTGAACGACGAGATCGGGCGGCTGCTTCGCTGGATCGATTCGGCGATCGACCACCTGAACGTGCGCTTCGAGTTCCTCCTGGGCGACTTGAACTCGAAGATGAAGAACGCCGCGCCCGCCGCGCGCGAGAAGCTCGCCGCCGCCGCGGCCGCGATGGATTCACTGCACACGCGCATGCGCTTCGGCGACGGTGCGGCGCAACAGAAGACCGAGGAAACCGACCTCAACCGCATCCGCGCGCCGCTCTTCGCGTTCATCCTCGCCGAGGAGCTCACGCGCTCCTACCTGCCGGGCTACGTGAACCAGCTGATCGTGCCGATCCCCGGGATCTCGCCGCAGGTCGTGATCGGCCTGCCGATCATGCTGTTCATGCTGATCGTGGCGCTGGGCCAGCCCTACCTGGGCGGCTGGAGCGAGCGCGTCGGGCGCCGCCAGGCGATGCTCGTGGGCGCGATCCTCGCGACGATCGGCTTCGCCGCCACCTCGCTCGCCTACAACCTCTACGACCTGCTCCTGTGGCGCTCGCTGTGCGCGCTCGGCTACGGCATGGTGTTCGTCTCGGCACAGGGCTACGTGCTCGACCGCACCGACGGCAACAACCGCGCGCAGGGCTTCGCGCTGTTCATCGGCGCGATCATGGTGGCCACCGTGTGCGGGCCTTCGATCGGCGGCATCCTCGCCGACAACATCGGCTTCCGCCTGTCGTTCGCCGTCTCCGCCGGCATGGCCTTCCTGTCGTTGCTCGCGATCGTGCGGCTGCCCAAGGAAGAGGAACGGGATGTCGACGTGCCCACCACGCGCGCGCCCAAGCTCTCCGAAGTGGTCGCCCTCATCTTCAACCGCCGCTTCATGACGCTCACGGGCCTCGCGGCGATGCCCGCGAAGATCCTGCTCACGGGCGTGTGCTTCTACCTCGTGCCGCTCTACATCGTCTCGATCGGCAACACGCAGGCGATGGCGGGCCGCATGCTCATGGTCTACGCGATCATGATGGTGCTGGTCGTGCCGTTCGCGGCCACGCAGTCGGACGCCTCCCTGCGCCGCGAGCGCTATGTGTCGCTCGGCCTCGTGATCTCGGGCCTGGGCGGATTCCTGCTGCTGGTCTCGGAGAGCTTCCTGGTGCTGTTCGGCGTGGTGTTCCTGCTCGGCCTGGGACAGGCACTCTCGATCGCGGCGCAATCGGCGCTCGTGGGCGAGCACTGCCAGGAAGAGATCAGGAAGTACGGCGCCGATGCGGTCTACGGCGTCTATCGCCTGCTCGAGCGCTTCGGCAACGTGCTCGGTCCCCTGATCGCGAGCGTGCTGGTGATCCTCTGGGGCTACCAGGGCGCCTTCGTCGCGATCAGCCTGTTCGTGTTCGTCTGCGGACTGCTGTTCGCGCTCCTGACGCGCTATGGCCCCCTCCACCACGAGGCCGCTCGATGA